The Zymobacter palmae DNA window GGGCGCGTGATGGTCGCTTTCTCATGAGGGCGCGCCCTCCATACTTGATCAGCCTTGAAAAAGCACATAGTCGCTAGGGCGAGTGACGTACGTCATCTTAAGGTCTACCTCGCTTATGATCGTTTTCCATTCTTGGGCGGCGTGCGGCGCGTGCTCTGCCGTGCATGGAAGTTGTGCTGCTGCATGCCGTCCACCTTCGGTCATGAAGGCTGCTCTTACGAGCGCGTCTGCGCTATCATGGCCCGCACTGACCTGTACGCTAGGTCATCCTTTTTGTCTGTCTGATATCCCGAATGCGATGAGAGGTGCTGATGCAGCCATATCTGAATTTGATGCGACATGTGCTGGAAAACGGTACGCGCAAGAGTGACCGTACGGGTACCGGTACGATCAGCGTTTTTGGTTATCAGATGCGTTTCGATCTGTCCGAAGGTTTTCCCTGCCTGACTACCAAGAAACTTCACCTGCGCTCCATCATTCATGAGCTGCTATGGTTTCTGCAGGGCGACACCAATATCGCGTATCTCAAGGAAAACGGTGTCCGTATTTGGGACGAGTGGGCTGATGAAGACGGCGAACTGGGGCCTGTCTACGGCTATCAGTGGCGCAGCTGGCCGGCACCGAACGGTGAATCCATCGACCAGATCAGCACTCTGATCCAGCAGATCAAGACCAATCCTGATTCGCGTCGCCTGATTGTGTCGGCTTGGAACCCTGCGCTGGTCGATCAGATGGCGCTGCCGCCGTGCCATGCTTTGTTCCAGTTCTACGTGGCGGACGGCAAGCTGTCGTGCCAGCTGTATCAGCGCAGTGCGGATATCTTCCTCGGGGTGCCGTTCAACATCGCCAGCTATGCGCTGTTGACGCACATGGTGGCGCAGGTATGCGGTCTCGAACCGGGTGAGTTTATCCATACGCTAGGCGATGCCCACCTCTATCTGAACCATTTGGAACAGGCAGAGCTTCAGCTGACGCGTGAGCCGCGTCCGCGCCCGACGCTGGTGCTCAATCCCGAGGTTAAGGATATTTTCGGTTTTACCTTCGAGGATATTGCGCTCGAAGGCTATGACCCGCATCCTCATATCAAGGCACAGGTATCTGTATGAGTGAACACGATGTTCCCGTGGCGATGATTGCCGCACTGTCGCGCAATCGCGTGATTGGTGCTGACAACAAGATGCCGTGGCATTTGCCTGAAGACCTCGGGCACTTCAAGCGTCTCACGTGGCAGAAACCGATCATCATGGGCCGCAATACGTTCGAGTCCATCGGGCGTCCGCTGCCGTCGCGCCATAACATCGTGCTGACGCGCGACCCTGAATTTGCTGCCGAAGGTGTTGTGGTCTGCCGTGATTGGCCCAGTGCACTGGCTGCTGCTCAGCAGTACGCGTTGGAGCACGGCGCAGAGGAGGTCATGGTCATCGGCGGCGGTCAGGTGTATGCCGAAGCCATGCCGGATGCCGACAAGCTCTATCTGACCGAGATCCGCATGACCGTCGAAGGCGATACGCGGTTTCCGCTATTGGAAGACGATGTCTGGCAGGAACAAGAGCGCGTGGCAGGGAACCCCGATGAAGGGCAGCCCTACTACGATTTCGTCACGTACGTACGCCAGTCACGCTAAGGCGGGCGGCTCAGGGAAGGCAGGAGAAGCAGGTGACAGGTTCTCTCGATACGCTTTTTGCGTCACTGGATCAGCAGATTCGCGATCTTGTACAGGAACGGCAGGCAGCCTTGGCACAGGTGGCATCGCTTGAGCAGGAGAATCACCGACTGCGCGAGCGGCTGGCGACGCTGGAAACGCGTCTGTCCAGTGTCGTGTCGCATGTGCGGGCGATGGCCTCATGGGACGTTGCGTCCCCTGCGCAGGAGCAAGATGATCCCGCATGCGATGTGACAGCTTCATCATTGCCGTCTACGCTTGAGCAGCATGTCGAGACCACCTCTGAAGCCTCCTCTGCGACGGCCGATGAAGTACGTAGCGACTTCCCGTTGTCGGCTACCGATGAGAAGGTGGCCACAGCGCTTACCTCCTTGTCTAATGCCGAGACCAACACTGACATGTCTTCTTCCCTCGATAATGCCTCTGTGCAGGACCCGGCGGATGCGCCTTCTCCGCAGCAGCTGTTGAAGCAGTGGTATTCGCGCTATCCCAAAGCCTTCTTCAAGGCACATACACGTCCCTTGCAGATCGGCATTCATGAAGCGCTGATCGATGCTGAACCGTGGTCGGCGCGTCTGATCCGCCGCACGTTGGCCTGCTACGTCAATCTGCCACGCTATATGAAATCGGTACGACCGGGTGCACAGCGCGTCGATCTGGAAGGCCGGCCAGCCAGCCAGGTGACGGAAGAGGAAGCGCTGCATGCGCGCGAACAGCTCAAGCAGCTGCAGGCCCGTCAGAAAAGCCGTGAAGAAGAACAGCAGCAGCGACGCATGTCGACCAAGCTTGAAGCGTTGCAACGGCAGCACCAGCACTGAACGTGCAGTGAGCGCTAGGCGTTCGCACGCTCCCATCCAGTGAAAAGGAAGGACCTTCGGGTTCTTCCTTTTTTTATTGGCCTATCTTTCGGTGTGGCATGCCGCATGCAACAAGGCGAGCACGAAGAGTGGACGCTCTTTTATACCCGACCATACTGATAGTTATGGCAGTAGCAGGATAGTCAATTATCTTGTTAGCATGCTAATATATCGCATTATATGTATTCCTCCGGCCTGCACGCACATGCATTGGCAAGACAGTGAGGTGGTAAACACTTATGTGGTTACGTGAAATGGCGTGGGGAGGCGTTCTGGTCAGCCCCATGGTGATGTATTGCGCGATCAGCCTCGTGCTGCTGTTGAGCCTGAGGTTCTGGCTGCGCGATACGCGCATCGGTCGGGTGGCTTGGCGGGAAGGGTGGTTCGATGTAGCCCTTTTCATTTGCTTGCTGGCCGCCGTGATGTGGTTTTTTAGCGTGGTGTGATGCCTGACGAGGCGTCATGGCACGAGACTTGGTTCGAGGAATTCCTTCATGCAGCGATTGATGCGTTTCATCTTTACCGTCGCCGTGATTGCCGCTGCCGTGTTGGCCGGTATCTGGCTGTGGCGCTATTACATGTATACCCCGTGGACGCGTGATGCGCGCGTGCGGGCCGATATCGTGACCATCACGCCCGATGTGTCAGGATGGGTCGAGAATTTTAATGCCAACGATAAGCGGCTGGTACACAAGGGCGATTTGCTGTTCACCGTCGATCTCGCCCGCTATCAGCTGGCATTGGATCAGGCGCAGGCAACGGCCGAAAAGGCGCGAGCCGCATGGGAACAGGCCCAGCATTCGGCTGTACGCCGTGCCCAGCTGGGGCAGCTGGCGATCAGCCAAGAAGCGCGGGATACCGCCAATCTGAGCGCGGCCGAAGCCAAGGCGGCCTACGATGCCGCTCAGGTGACGGTCAACAGTGCGCAGCTGGACGTGTCACGTGCCCGCTACGAGGCCCCTTTCGATGGTCAGCTGGTTAATCTACAGCTGCATCCCGGCGATTACGTGACCCGCGGCAGTGCTAAGATCTCGCTGATCCGCGATGACAGCTACTATCTGACCGGCTATTTCGAAGAAACCAAGCTGG harbors:
- a CDS encoding dihydrofolate reductase gives rise to the protein MSEHDVPVAMIAALSRNRVIGADNKMPWHLPEDLGHFKRLTWQKPIIMGRNTFESIGRPLPSRHNIVLTRDPEFAAEGVVVCRDWPSALAAAQQYALEHGAEEVMVIGGGQVYAEAMPDADKLYLTEIRMTVEGDTRFPLLEDDVWQEQERVAGNPDEGQPYYDFVTYVRQSR
- a CDS encoding thymidylate synthase → MQPYLNLMRHVLENGTRKSDRTGTGTISVFGYQMRFDLSEGFPCLTTKKLHLRSIIHELLWFLQGDTNIAYLKENGVRIWDEWADEDGELGPVYGYQWRSWPAPNGESIDQISTLIQQIKTNPDSRRLIVSAWNPALVDQMALPPCHALFQFYVADGKLSCQLYQRSADIFLGVPFNIASYALLTHMVAQVCGLEPGEFIHTLGDAHLYLNHLEQAELQLTREPRPRPTLVLNPEVKDIFGFTFEDIALEGYDPHPHIKAQVSV
- a CDS encoding ProQ/FINO family protein, with protein sequence MTGSLDTLFASLDQQIRDLVQERQAALAQVASLEQENHRLRERLATLETRLSSVVSHVRAMASWDVASPAQEQDDPACDVTASSLPSTLEQHVETTSEASSATADEVRSDFPLSATDEKVATALTSLSNAETNTDMSSSLDNASVQDPADAPSPQQLLKQWYSRYPKAFFKAHTRPLQIGIHEALIDAEPWSARLIRRTLACYVNLPRYMKSVRPGAQRVDLEGRPASQVTEEEALHAREQLKQLQARQKSREEEQQQRRMSTKLEALQRQHQH
- a CDS encoding efflux RND transporter periplasmic adaptor subunit, which translates into the protein MQRLMRFIFTVAVIAAAVLAGIWLWRYYMYTPWTRDARVRADIVTITPDVSGWVENFNANDKRLVHKGDLLFTVDLARYQLALDQAQATAEKARAAWEQAQHSAVRRAQLGQLAISQEARDTANLSAAEAKAAYDAAQVTVNSAQLDVSRARYEAPFDGQLVNLQLHPGDYVTRGSAKISLIRDDSYYLTGYFEETKLAGIQVGDPVDIHLMASNHTVKGHVLAIGRGISNSNLTPGSDLLPSVSQTFTWVRLAQRIPVDVAFDQSPSDVMLSAGMTATLHVHPERRAHAAPAQPAVTAEGTVSP
- a CDS encoding DUF1656 domain-containing protein, yielding MWLREMAWGGVLVSPMVMYCAISLVLLLSLRFWLRDTRIGRVAWREGWFDVALFICLLAAVMWFFSVV